Sequence from the Methanosarcina siciliae T4/M genome:
TTAAAACGAAAGCCTTTACAGATTACAAGGAAATGTTTGCCGAAGAACTCGACGCAGTAAGCGTAGTTGTGCCCACAAAACTGCATAAACAGGTAGTCCTCGATGCCCTGGAAGCGGGCCTTCATGTCCTTGTCGAAAAACCGATTGCCGACACTGTTGAAAACGCAGACATGATGATCGAAGCTGCAAAGGAAGCAGGAAAAGTTCTTATGGTAGGGCATATAGAGCGTTTCAACCCTGCAGTCATAAGGCTCAAAGAGATTATAGATTCGGGAATTCTGGGCAAGATAGTTTCGATCTCCACCCGAAGAGTAGGGCCTTATAACCCAAGGATAAGGGATGTGGGAGTCATTCTGGACATCGGTGTTCACGATATTGATGTTATCTCATACCTTTACGACAAGAAGATAAAGGGGGTTTATGCCATTGCAGGTGCAGACATTCACTCTTTTGAAGACCACGCCTCAATTATCCTGCGTATGGATAAGAATTTTGCAGGCGTTGTAGAAACAAACTGGCTGACCCCTCATAAGGTAAGGCAACTGACAGCAATAGGAATCAAAGGCGTAGCTTATCTGGACTACATTGACCAGACAGTCGAGCTGCACGACAACGGCTGGATCAGAAAAGCCAAAGTTGAACCTAGCGAACCCCTGAAAAACGAACTCACTTACTTCATAGACTGCATTAAGACAGGTAAAGAACCAAAACCCTGTGGGGAAGACGGCAAACACGCCCTCGAAGTAGCAATGGCAGCTATAAGATCCTACGAGGAAGAGAGACTGATCGAATTAGGAAAGTAAACCGGATAAAACAGAACCGGTGACTGGAATAGAAGTCCGAAAGCTTCAGAGAAAAATAAAGACTATCTAAAAAACATATCTGGAAAGTGATAAGCATGAGCAAACTGGAAAAACTTCTAAAAGAACGGGGCCCTATTAGAAAAATAGGTGTGCTTGGCATGGGGTATGTAGGTATCCCTGCGGCTGTTCTGTTCGCAGATGCTCCCTGTTTTGACAAGGTACTGGGCTTCCAGCGCAACTCAAAAAGCTCAGGTTATAAGATTGATATGCTCAATAGAGGAGAAAGCCCGCTCAAAGGGGAAGAGCCAGGCCTTGAAGAACTAATCGGAAAGGTTGTGAAAGCAGGCAAGTTTGAGTGCACCCCTGATTTCTCGAGAATCTCCGAACTTGATGCAGTTACACTTGCAATTCAAACTCCTTTTGCAAATCCCAAAGACCTGGAACCCGATTTCAGTGCCCTTGTAGAGGGGATCAGGAACGCAGGAAAATACCTGAGACCTGGTATGCTCGTAGTCCTCGAATCTACGATCACTCCCGGAACAACCGAAGGAATGGCAAAGAGTATCCTTGAAGAAGAGTCCGGGCTAAAGGCCGGAGAAGATTTTGCCCTCGCGCATGCCCCTGAAAGGGTAATGGTAGGCAGGCTCCTGAAAAATATCCGGGAACACGACAGGATCGTAGGCGGAATCAATGAGGCAAGCACAAAAAGAGCCGTTGAGCTGTACTCTCCCGTGCTCACGGTCGGGAAGGTTATCCCTATGAGTGCAACCGCAGCTGAGGTTACAAAAACCGCAGAAAATACTTTCCGCGATCTTCAGATTGCCGCAATCAACCAGCTTGCCCTTTACTGTGAAGCCATGGGCATAAACGTCTATGATGTGAGAACTGGAGTCGACAGCTTAAAAGGTGACGGCATTACAAGAGCTATCCTCTGGCCCGGGGCAGGAGTCGGAGGCCATTGCCTGACAAAGGACACCTACCACCTGGAAAGGGGAGTCAAGATCGGAAAGGGAGAGATTGACTATCCCGAAGGTGCGGACTCGATTTATGTACTTGCAAGAAAAGTCAATGATTTCATGCCTGTACACATGTACAACCTGACTGTTGCAGCCCTTGAGAAGCTTGGAAAGAAGCTGGAAGGCTCAAAGGTTGCAATTCTCGGATGGGCGTTTATCAAGGACTCGGATGATGCCAGAAACACTCCCTCAGAACCTTACAGGGACCTCTGCCTGAAAGCCGGAGCCAGTGTTATGGTACACGACCCGTACGTAGTAAATTATCCGAGCGTTGAGATCTCCGATAACCTGGAAGAGGTTGTAAAAGACGCGGATGCTGTAGCAGTGCTTGCGGGGCACAGTGCATACTTTGATGTGAAAGCCGACTGGCTAAAGAAAGTAAGCGGAAAAACAAATCCGGTTATTGTTGATGGGAGAAATGTAGTTGAACCGGATGAATTTATTGAAAAGGGGTTTGTGTATAAGGGGATTGGGAGGGGAGACAGAAACTCGCATGAGATAAAATAAAGAGGAAGAAATCTCCCCCTTAAGGCATTTGTTTAGATTTTATTCCGGGAAAAAAGGCGAAAGTTATTTTTTAGATTTCGATTTCAACTACTGCAACCCAAATCATTATTGGGCTTGCAGACCGCCTCCCAATTGCAGTGGGTTTGGTGACTAGTTGAATCTCACAAGTATTTTTGCCAGAGGGCATCAGAGCAACATCAGAAGGCATCCTCGATACTTTTGTTGAGAACATTTTTGTCAGAATCAATGTTAACCGACTGATTCAGATAGTCTGAGTATTTGCAGTTAAGGTATAAATCAGCGTATGAATTAGAATATATTTTATTTTTTGTAAACATGATATTATTCAGGGAATTATTCTGATAATCAGATGGACTGGAAGTGTAAAGTTGTTCTGTGTTTGGAACGCCAAAATACAGACCATCCTTTTCAAAAGCTTTATCTCTGACATAAAAATAATTGCAAGTGTAATTTACAGATCCAGGAATTTCAGAAGAGTTCAAATAATTAAAACATAAATAATCCTTGGAAGTAAGCGCTAGAAAATACCTTTGCGAAAAATAATCAGATAAAACACAAGACTCAGAAGAAGCATATGAATCTAAATAATTAAATCCATCAATTTCTTGTTGAGTGAAGTAATTTCTTGGACCATCTTCATATATAAAATTAGAATTCGTGTTGCTATTAGTAATCGAAACAAAGCTAAAAAATAAAGGAATTAAAAAAACAGCTATGCAACATAATGTTTTCAATTTATCAGTAAAGAGAGACTTAATAACTATATAAATCCCGACCCCTACAGATAAGGCTATAAATGGAAATACAAATAAACTGAATCTGTCGAACTGCAACAACTCCATAGTTTTCCATAGCAATTTTAAAGGAGAAGGGAAATAGAGCATAAAACATGCCAACGAGAAAAGACCAAAAGCACCCTTGGATTTACTTCTCTGGTATGATATAAGATATTTGACTCCGATTAATGCAAAAAATAAAGAAACATAAACATCCAAATTTGAAAATAGAAGATTCAGTAAATTTTCATTTAAAATAGAATTTATGTTATATTGCATAATAAAGCTATCTTTATAGAAGAGACTTGTTAAATGTTGACCCACTACTTCTGATGTAAATCCATAAGCCCCATAAATCCAGTAACTGATGAAAAAAACATTGAAAAATACAACAAATGTAGCTGATATATATCCATGGTCATTACTCAAGTATTCGCATATAAGGAACATAATAAAGAGAATAGAGATTTGTGCAGCTGATACTTGATGAGCCAGTACGATTGAAAACACAAATAACAATGTAAGAAATTTGAGATACCGATTAGTGGTAGAATTATTGATACTGTCACTGATACTGCTACGGATATTATTACTGATACTGCTACGGATATTATTACTGATACTGCTACGGATATTATTACTGATATTATTACTGATATTATTACTGATATTATTACTGATATTAGTATCGACATTAATCCTATAAAGTAAGTAGAATAAGATAATAAAAAATACAAACGCAAATACTCTAGTAACCATATAGGTACCATGAAACAGGATCTCAGAACTCCAAGAGTAAACTAAACAGCTTAAAAGACTTATTTGTTTATTATTTGAAATAAGATAATATAGCATATATATAAACAACAACACAACGACAAAAACAGGAGCAGTAATCAAAAAAAGAGAATTAGTTATATTCATATTCATAATATGAGCAGTTGCTGCAACTAAAATGTGATATAAAGGAAATTTGCTATAAAAGACCATAGATTCAGGAAGTGTGTTCCCAGATTCAGCAATAATTGTGGCATAATGGATATGAGGTAGTATGTCAGTAAAACCAAAATAGAGTGGGTATACAAAAGTAACACCATAGATAAAATTTAGCATTAATGCGGCAATTTCTACGAGTATTATTGAACTAGATGTTTTGCGAGAGAATATTTGAACAAATACAATTAAGTACAATAGTAAAAGTAATAAAATGTAAAATTCAGATCTATCATTAGTCAAAAGTAAACACACAGCTGACCAGATGAAGACGATAATATATAGTTGTGTTAAAAGATTGTTATTTAGTGAAAAAACATAAATATCGTTAAATTCGAGAGATAAGTTTCTCGCAAAAAAGATAAATAGAGCAGAGACCACTACTACAATTGATAGAAGAGTTATATAATAATAGATACTTTGCAACTTCATTAAAAAGACGGATGATATGGAAACAACAACGGCTAATATAAGAAAAAAAGGGTGTGCATCAATAAAACGTTCAATGTAAGAATTGCCACTCATTTTTTCATCAAATCCTATTCAACTGTCATCGGTTAATCATCGGTTAAGGAATTTTCTTGCATGCATGTCATCGATTTTAGAGAAAAATCAGTCTCAAATTTAAAACATTGAGAATAAAATCGAGACATTGTTCCAACTTCATATCAATATTTTTAAGACGTTACAGAAATAGGGCAATTTATCATGATCCTTTCTTAACTGAAGATGCATAAATCCCTATTTGACAATAAATTATGAGTTTTTACTTTTATTAAAATTGTTAAGAACTTTACAAGAAATATGTTCGACATTTTCCGCAGCAACCCTCCAACTATGATAATTCTGAATGAATTTATAACCATTAGTTCCAATTTTTTCGCAGAGAGTGTCGTCTTGTAATAATCGTACAATAGTTTTACCTAAATCGCATACATCCTCAGGAGCTACAGAGATACCACCATTTGAAGTAGAAAGTAACTCTTCTACACCTGTTATTTTACTTGCAACGACAGGTTTACCGCAAGCGAGATATTCATATAATTTTAATGCAGATAAACCTATCCTTTCATTTCTTTCAATGACAAAAGGTGCGACACAAATATTACTAGCATTAATATAAAATGGAACGGTTTCATAATCGACGTAGCCTGTAAACAGATAGTTTTGAGAAATATTCAAATGATTTACAAGTTTTACCAGTTCATCGAATTTTGGACCCTCACCTACAATTACAAACTTCGTATTAGGACATTTACTCAAAATATATGGACTCGATTTTATTAAATAATCTACACCTTGCCAAGGAGCCAAATGCCCAACAAAACAAATATATTTATAATTTGCATCTAAATTTAGAGTCTCCAATACACTTTTTCTATCCATTGGCTTAAAAAGGTCAGTATTAGCACCATTTTCAACTACCGAAATTTTATGAGATGGAATTTCATAAGTTGATTGAAGAAATTCCTTCAATTTAGGTGTAACTGCTATAATATGTGTTGCACACGAATATCTGTTAGATAAAACCAAGTGCAAGATTTTAGCAATTGACCTGGGTAAAAGACCTGTTTCATTAGAGATCCCATTTACCTCCACAACTACAGGAATATTAAATAGCAAAGATACATTACAACCAGTCCCAAAAAAGTGAGCTCTTTCATAAATAAGGTCACACTTATTTCGGAGTAAATAGAAACAACAAATAAAAAAAGCATTTATAGAAAAAGTAAATGCTCTCAAAAAATTAATATCAAGATATCCACATCTTTTGAAAGTTAAATTATTCCCAAAATCTGGAGGATATTTAGTAGGAGAGACAACAGTGATAGAATTATTAATGGACAAATTTCTCAATATTTCCCTCACATGAGTAGAAGAACCGTCAGAACCATTTAGATCCGGGAAAGAAATATATAATATATTCATAAAAACACCTTGAGGACATAATTTCAAAGAAATTTACATGGTGAGAGTGAGGTAAACTTGTTCGGTATCCTGAGCCACTTTTTCCCAAGAAAATTCTTTAACTTTATTCAGAGAGTTCGCTCCCATTTTTAGCCTCAACTCTTTATCATTCAAGAGATAAATTATTTTTTTAGCAAGGTCATTGTAGTCTCCGGTTTTAGTTAGAAATCCATTACAATCTACATCAATAATTTCTTTAAAACATTCTAACCCGCTTCCAACCAAAGGTAAGCCTGAAGCCGCAGCTTCCATTAAAGTAAGTGGAAAGGCCTCTGATAACGAGGGTAATACAAAAACATCTGCCGCTTTATAGTGTAATATCTTCATATCATCATCAATAAAACCTGTAAATAGAACGTCATTGTCAATACCAAGTGTTTTTGCCATTTCTTTCAGGTTATTTTTCCAAGATCCTTCACCAACAAGAACCAAATAAGAATCCGGAGATTCCTGTACTATTTTTTCCATTGCTTTAAGTAAAACGTCAGGAGCCTTTCTCGGGGTAAGGCTACCTACAAAAAGAATAATAGATTTATCTTTTGGTAAATTCAATAAATTTCTACATTCTTCTTTTGAAAGAGGGATATCAAAATCATCGAGATTTATACCATTAGGTATAACTTCTATTTTTGAGAAATATTTTTGTAAAGAGCGCGAATCTGCAACGTGGCTTTCAGAGAGACCTATGATAGAATTTGTGCGAGTCAAGATAAAATCACATAAATAATTATTGAACAAAAAAACCCCGATTCTGCGTTTTAGACCTCCATATCCACCAATCCAGTCCCCATGATGAGTAATAATAAAGGGCTTGTTTTTTATCATGGAAAAGAAAAGAGCAGTTAATGGGGCTGGTAGGTTTCCCATATGTGCATGTACAATATCCAAACATAAGTCAGAAATAAGAGGCTTATATAATAAGTCAAGAGAAATTGGAGCTTGACCGATAATAAAATTCTTTTTATACCTATATATCTTTATTTTCCCATAATCTTCTATAGAGTTAGTTGAGTTTATTGAAGAGGTAAAAATAAAAATTTCATGCCCTCTTTTTGCCATTTCTACTGCTAAGCTATAGGCAACATTTTCTACCCCTCCATCGTGAGAATGAAAAATCACTTCCCCTGTTAAAGGATTTTTATATGGAAATCGCGTTGTAAAATATCCAATTTTCATAGTTCCACCGGACTGATCACATAAATTTATTAGGTCCTTATTCAAGTTTAGTGATAAAACTGTACTGCCAGTAATAGCTATTTTAGATATTTTAAACCAACTCTTCATAAAGCTTTATTGTTTCCTTCACGGTGTCCTTCCAGGAATAGTTTTCAACAACATTTCTTCTTCCATTTTCCCTGAATTCTTCTGCAAGAGAAGAGTTTGATAGCACTTCTGAGATTCTGTCTCCAAGGGTTTGGGAATCTTTAACTGGGACCAGTATCCCACCACCATCGACAATATCGACAAGCTGCGGAAGCCGGGAGCAGACTACAGGGATTCCACACGACATTGATTCTAGAATTGTCCTTGGGACACCTTCCTCAAGGCTCGGAAGTACAAAAACACTTGAATTTTGATAAAGACCTGCAAGTTCAGAGTTCTGAACAAAATCCTTCATTATAATACTGTTACCCAGATTCAGGTCATTTATTTTTTGAACGATACGGTCTTTTTCCGGACCTTCCCCGATCATTGTGAGAGTAGCTTTGGGGTGCCTGGATTTTACAATATTGAAAGCATCAATAAGATATTCGAGCCCTTTTCCTCTTGCATATCTGCCAACCCAGAGCAAGTTTTTTTTGTCAAAAGAGGTTTCCTTTGAAGGAACAAAAAGATCAGTATCGATGCCGTTGTGTATCACTTTGATTTTTTGGGATTTGATTCCGATGTCAACAAGTTCCTTTTTCTCGGATTCAGTGTAACAGATGATTTTATCTGCTGCTGCAAATGTAAGCCTGGCACCAGTGGCCGTATAAATGTTCTGGAACCATTTGGGAGCAGTCTGTGAGTTCAGGCCATGATTGGTTATGACAAGGGGAGTTGAACCCAACTCTCTTGCAACTGCACTGAGGTTAGTTGAAAAGAACAAGTGGGAGTGTGCATGGATCACATCATACTTTGACTGGTCTTTAATCAGATTAATAAACATATTCGGTGTGATGGAATTTCCAAGTATTTTTACAAGTGGTTTGAAATTCCTGACATGATAACCGCCAAGAGCTTCATATTCACATTTGATGCCCTCAGACGCAGTATAAACGGTAACATCATGTCCCATTCTTGCCTGCTCCTTGGACATTTCATGGGCATGGATGCAAATTCCTCCAACCACATGAGGATAAAGGTCAGGAGCAATGCGCAATATTTTCAAGAAAAAGCCCTCTTTTTTAATGTATTTTAATTCATTTTTTAATGTATCCCATAACCTCACTGTCAGTATAAAACAATTCCCGTCAACACTATAAACATTAATATAAGAGTTTTCACAAACCTTCAACCCACTTAATTTTTTTGATATTCTGCATAATTATAGCCAATATCCCATAGTTTCTGATATAATATTATAATATGAACTCCAGCAAACTACGGAGAATTGAAAATCTTATTGCAGCAAGAATATATCAAAAGAGATCAAAGTAGTGAATGCTTCAGCTAATAAGCCTATCAGGATAATATGAACCGAGAGAAAAACAGGAAGTTTTCCAAGTGTAAGAATTAAAGGTAGCTGACTAAAAATCGTTCTTGAGAGCAACCGTAAGTATAAAGGCTTTAGGACCAGAGGCTTTAGGACGTTATAAAAAAGATGTATAAAAAAACTATAGAACATGTCTATTCCGTGACTTTTTTTGGGTTCCATTCATCTTTTTCATAATTATAATCACTCTCCTTAAACCCTGTTTTTATTTTTAGGTGCCAAACAGGCCAAAATATATTGCAGCAAACTTAATAAATATTTTTAGGCATTGTCATGCGTTTTTTATAGTTTGAAGTTCTATTTTGAAGGGGGGACATATACAAGAAAATAAGATTGAATAAAATAATTTATTTTGATAAGTAGAGGAGGAATTTATCATATAGGAGACACTGCATAAGCAAGAGAACAATTCTTACTCAAGCGGTTCTCCTCAATTGAACTAATGTTAATTGAACTGTATATTTTTCAATAGTTCGTTATAAAAAACTAATGTTAGGGAGTGGAAGCTATTTGAAAAATTTAGCTATTCTGATTGCAAACTGTATTATTTATTTAAAGCATTATTCGGGCAACTTAATAAAGATTTTCATAGAAAACTTGTTGAGAAATTTAAGAATATTATCTGCGGAGAAATTTAAGAATAAATATAATGTCCAGACGTTTGCGAGAGTAATGTTAAAACGAAAATTAGGAATACTTTGCCTGTCAGGATGTCTTATCCTTACAAGTATTCCTACAGCCTTATGCATAAGTCCAGCACCCACTGTATATGTTTCCGGAGACGGAAGCGGAGACTTCAACTGCGATGGGAAGGACGATCATGTTCAGATAAACCAGGCTCTCAAATATGTCAAAGATAATTCTGCATATACAACTGTCTACCTTAAAGGGCCATTTACATACGTCATTGACAGCCCTCTTCTGATGTATAGCAATACTATCCTGGAAGGAGATTCCAATGCTGTTATCACAATCGAAGATGATAATTCATGGGGGAAGGATATCCCTCTAATAAAACAGGCTTCTCCCAGTAAAACAAACCCTGGTAAAATAATCATTCGAGGCTTTGAAATCGACGGCAACTATGAAGGAAACACCGACAAACCACGCGGGAGCAGTTATCACACTTTAATGTGGTTCTATTATGATGATGTTGAAGTTTACAATATGTATTTACATGATAGTCATAATGACGGACTCAAAATTAAAGAGAGTAACTCTGTCAAGTTCCATGATAACAAGATTTACAAGCTTGGTCATGAAGGTCTTTATGCAATCCAATGTGAGAACATTGAGTATTACAACAATACGTGCAGGACTAAAACAAATTCCGCTTGCCGCCTCTACAATTCCAATCACGCAAAAATACATGACAATATAATTTACACTGAGTTTGAGTCGGACGCAGGAGGTCCCGGAATTCAGATACAATATATTAGGAAAGATGTAGCTCAGCCGATGAACGATATAGAGGTGTATAACAACACTATATATGATACATATGGTCCAGGGATCTGGCTTATAGCTTATGGGGAATCATACGCAAAATCCGAGGCAGCAAATGTCCACATACACCACAACATATTCTATGATTGTGGTACACAACCGAACTACGATTGGGTATGTGGTATAGTAACAAGCGGGTTTGATAATACCACCATAGAAAACAATGTTTTTGATGGAAATTATCACACTGCAGTCGCGCTACAGGCTCCTTTTAATCTTAATCCCCCGGGAACAGGATACACGACAATTGTACGTAATAATATAATTTCAAATACTAAACAAAGAAAATATAAGCCTTCAGGGACTGGAAATGGAGTGGTTAATTACCTCACAGGAACTCATTCCTTTATACTGGAAAACAATTGTTTCTACAATAACACTGGCGGAGATTACAAGAACACCGATGCATCTAGTTCGGATATCCATGTTGATCCGCTTTTTGCAGACCAGGCTAATCATGATTACCATCTTAAGTCATTAGCCGGTCGCTGGAACGGGGAAACATGGGTTAGGGATAGCACAAGTTCCCAATGTATTGATGCAGGGTCCGCCTCTTCTGACTACTCAAATGAACCTGAAGATAACGGAGATAAAATAAACATCGGAAGATATGGAAACACTATATATGCATCCCTTTCAGGGATTAACTCGGATACCGCATTTGATGACACCACATCTGATGACACCACATCTGATGACACCACATCTGATGATCTCACAGATAACACTACACCTGATGACACTACACCTGATGATCTCACAGATAACACTACACCTGATGAGAACGTATCCGATGAAAATATCATTTCCGAAGTTGAAGTATATGATAATAGGCTGCGTGAAGCATCTTCCTTTACCGTCTACCAGACTTCATCCTTCATTGACGCAGGTGGGATGAATAATGTCAGATACAGGGATGTGATGGGATTCGACTTGAGTGAATATACCGATGCCTCGCAGATTGGAGCTGCCACTCTTTCTCTCTACTGGTATTACCCTTCGGGGACTACAAGGCCTGAAGACACAGTCATTGAGGTTTACAGGCCTGCATCTTCCTGGAATTCAAACTATGTAAGCTGGAACAGGAGGGACAGTGGGGTTGCATGGAAGAACGCCGGAGGAGACTGGTACGATAAGAACGGGGTACTACAGGGAAGCACGCCGTATGCCACAATAACAATCAAAGGAAGTACCCTCCCGGATAACAGGTATTATGAGCTTGATGTAACCGAGCTAGTAAAAGAATACGTTAGTGGAGAATACGAAAATACAGGGTTCCTGATTAAAGCAAAAACTGAAAGCAACAATTACATCGCATTCTGCAGCAGTGACTACGGAAATGGAAGCAAAGAACCAAAGCTTAGCATAGCAAAGAAAGTAGCTTCAGTGACGGCGCCTGCGGCGACTGTAAATGCAACTATTACCGGTGCAAAAGATAACAGGCTGCGTGAAGCATCTTCTTCCACTGTTTACCAGAGTTCGTCCTTTATTGATGTTGGTAGTATAAGTGGGGTTGGAAGGTATAGAGACATAATGTGGTTTGACCTGAGCGAGTACACAGGCTCTGCTGATGTTAGTAATGCCAATCTGGATCTCTTCTGGTATTATCCTTCGGGGACTACAAGGCCTGAAGATACAGTCATTGAGGTCTACAGGCCTGCATCTTCCTGGAATTCAAACTATGTAAGCTGGAACAGGAGGGACAGTGGGGTTGCATGGA
This genomic interval carries:
- a CDS encoding UDP-N-acetylglucosamine 3-dehydrogenase; its protein translation is MIRVGVIGTGAMGQNHVRIYSEMEDVELAGISDVDKNRVEAMAAQFKTKAFTDYKEMFAEELDAVSVVVPTKLHKQVVLDALEAGLHVLVEKPIADTVENADMMIEAAKEAGKVLMVGHIERFNPAVIRLKEIIDSGILGKIVSISTRRVGPYNPRIRDVGVILDIGVHDIDVISYLYDKKIKGVYAIAGADIHSFEDHASIILRMDKNFAGVVETNWLTPHKVRQLTAIGIKGVAYLDYIDQTVELHDNGWIRKAKVEPSEPLKNELTYFIDCIKTGKEPKPCGEDGKHALEVAMAAIRSYEEERLIELGK
- a CDS encoding nucleotide sugar dehydrogenase — encoded protein: MSKLEKLLKERGPIRKIGVLGMGYVGIPAAVLFADAPCFDKVLGFQRNSKSSGYKIDMLNRGESPLKGEEPGLEELIGKVVKAGKFECTPDFSRISELDAVTLAIQTPFANPKDLEPDFSALVEGIRNAGKYLRPGMLVVLESTITPGTTEGMAKSILEEESGLKAGEDFALAHAPERVMVGRLLKNIREHDRIVGGINEASTKRAVELYSPVLTVGKVIPMSATAAEVTKTAENTFRDLQIAAINQLALYCEAMGINVYDVRTGVDSLKGDGITRAILWPGAGVGGHCLTKDTYHLERGVKIGKGEIDYPEGADSIYVLARKVNDFMPVHMYNLTVAALEKLGKKLEGSKVAILGWAFIKDSDDARNTPSEPYRDLCLKAGASVMVHDPYVVNYPSVEISDNLEEVVKDADAVAVLAGHSAYFDVKADWLKKVSGKTNPVIVDGRNVVEPDEFIEKGFVYKGIGRGDRNSHEIK
- a CDS encoding glycosyltransferase family 4 protein — translated: MKLCPQGVFMNILYISFPDLNGSDGSSTHVREILRNLSINNSITVVSPTKYPPDFGNNLTFKRCGYLDINFLRAFTFSINAFFICCFYLLRNKCDLIYERAHFFGTGCNVSLLFNIPVVVEVNGISNETGLLPRSIAKILHLVLSNRYSCATHIIAVTPKLKEFLQSTYEIPSHKISVVENGANTDLFKPMDRKSVLETLNLDANYKYICFVGHLAPWQGVDYLIKSSPYILSKCPNTKFVIVGEGPKFDELVKLVNHLNISQNYLFTGYVDYETVPFYINASNICVAPFVIERNERIGLSALKLYEYLACGKPVVASKITGVEELLSTSNGGISVAPEDVCDLGKTIVRLLQDDTLCEKIGTNGYKFIQNYHSWRVAAENVEHISCKVLNNFNKSKNS
- a CDS encoding glycosyltransferase family 4 protein: MKIGYFTTRFPYKNPLTGEVIFHSHDGGVENVAYSLAVEMAKRGHEIFIFTSSINSTNSIEDYGKIKIYRYKKNFIIGQAPISLDLLYKPLISDLCLDIVHAHMGNLPAPLTALFFSMIKNKPFIITHHGDWIGGYGGLKRRIGVFLFNNYLCDFILTRTNSIIGLSESHVADSRSLQKYFSKIEVIPNGINLDDFDIPLSKEECRNLLNLPKDKSIILFVGSLTPRKAPDVLLKAMEKIVQESPDSYLVLVGEGSWKNNLKEMAKTLGIDNDVLFTGFIDDDMKILHYKAADVFVLPSLSEAFPLTLMEAAASGLPLVGSGLECFKEIIDVDCNGFLTKTGDYNDLAKKIIYLLNDKELRLKMGANSLNKVKEFSWEKVAQDTEQVYLTLTM
- a CDS encoding glycosyltransferase family 4 protein → MKILRIAPDLYPHVVGGICIHAHEMSKEQARMGHDVTVYTASEGIKCEYEALGGYHVRNFKPLVKILGNSITPNMFINLIKDQSKYDVIHAHSHLFFSTNLSAVARELGSTPLVITNHGLNSQTAPKWFQNIYTATGARLTFAAADKIICYTESEKKELVDIGIKSQKIKVIHNGIDTDLFVPSKETSFDKKNLLWVGRYARGKGLEYLIDAFNIVKSRHPKATLTMIGEGPEKDRIVQKINDLNLGNSIIMKDFVQNSELAGLYQNSSVFVLPSLEEGVPRTILESMSCGIPVVCSRLPQLVDIVDGGGILVPVKDSQTLGDRISEVLSNSSLAEEFRENGRRNVVENYSWKDTVKETIKLYEELV
- a CDS encoding disaggregatase related repeat-containing protein, with translation MLKRKLGILCLSGCLILTSIPTALCISPAPTVYVSGDGSGDFNCDGKDDHVQINQALKYVKDNSAYTTVYLKGPFTYVIDSPLLMYSNTILEGDSNAVITIEDDNSWGKDIPLIKQASPSKTNPGKIIIRGFEIDGNYEGNTDKPRGSSYHTLMWFYYDDVEVYNMYLHDSHNDGLKIKESNSVKFHDNKIYKLGHEGLYAIQCENIEYYNNTCRTKTNSACRLYNSNHAKIHDNIIYTEFESDAGGPGIQIQYIRKDVAQPMNDIEVYNNTIYDTYGPGIWLIAYGESYAKSEAANVHIHHNIFYDCGTQPNYDWVCGIVTSGFDNTTIENNVFDGNYHTAVALQAPFNLNPPGTGYTTIVRNNIISNTKQRKYKPSGTGNGVVNYLTGTHSFILENNCFYNNTGGDYKNTDASSSDIHVDPLFADQANHDYHLKSLAGRWNGETWVRDSTSSQCIDAGSASSDYSNEPEDNGDKINIGRYGNTIYASLSGINSDTAFDDTTSDDTTSDDTTSDDLTDNTTPDDTTPDDLTDNTTPDENVSDENIISEVEVYDNRLREASSFTVYQTSSFIDAGGMNNVRYRDVMGFDLSEYTDASQIGAATLSLYWYYPSGTTRPEDTVIEVYRPASSWNSNYVSWNRRDSGVAWKNAGGDWYDKNGVLQGSTPYATITIKGSTLPDNRYYELDVTELVKEYVSGEYENTGFLIKAKTESNNYIAFCSSDYGNGSKEPKLSIAKKVASVTAPAATVNATITGAKDNRLREASSSTVYQSSSFIDVGSISGVGRYRDIMWFDLSEYTGSADVSNANLDLFWYYPSGTTRPEDTVIEVYRPASSWNSNYVSWNRRDSGVAWKNAGGDWYDKNGVLQGSTPYATITIKGSSLPDNRYYELDVTELVKEYISGEYENTGFLIKAKTESNNYIALYSSDCGNENQEPKLDIAYTT